In the genome of Aspergillus luchuensis IFO 4308 DNA, chromosome 2, nearly complete sequence, one region contains:
- a CDS encoding RidA family protein (COG:J;~EggNog:ENOG410PPR2;~InterPro:IPR006175,IPR035959;~PFAM:PF01042), producing the protein MSPIPSYSRPGRGQHFQEAYGFAEACIAGDRMEIAGQTGMSPTSTEVPPTLEEEVAQAFTNINEVILYTLEKAKPDLRASVKSGWDRVVKIRTYHVQLPQTREKIINLMVENVKKWCPDHQPTWTMLGIEALPFEGQNLEIEVDVFLG; encoded by the exons atgtcCCCAATCCCCAGCTACTCCCGCCCCGGCCGCGGCCAACACTTCCAAGAAGCCTACGGCTTCGCCGAAGCCTGCATAGCCGGAGACCGAATGGAAATAGCCGGCCAGA CCGGCATGTCCCCCACATCCACCGAAGTGCCCCCCAcactcgaagaagaagtcgccCAAGCATTCACCAACATCAACGAAGTCATCCTCTACACACTAGAAAAAGCCAAGCCCGATCTGCGCGCTAGCGTGAAATCCGGCTGGGACCGCGTCGTGAAGATCCGCACGTACCATGTCCAGTTGCCCCAGACCCGAGAGAAGATTATCAACCTGATGGTGGAGAATGTGAAGAAGTGGTGTCCCGATCATCAGCCTACTTGGACTATGTTGGGGATTGAGGCGTTGCCGTTTGAAGGGCAGAATTTGGAGATTGAGGTGGATGTTTTTTTGGGGTAA
- a CDS encoding uncharacterized protein (COG:S;~EggNog:ENOG410PX7T;~TransMembrane:7 (o15-35i47-69o89-110i131-151o195-218i230-253o265-290i)): MERNYVSASQVQATGYTMIGLSSAVVIARFSLIFWKLRSLQVEDGCIMLSWACFLAMSIAYIIVTPVVYKIDAYTDGEIGPWATMLSDALFMIKVFFANTMLLWGSLWSVKLYFLFLYRRLLQDLPGEMKWWYAVLCFCIVTFIGAIVSNFTSCQSMHAWFTVGQCSVSPACVDTDSCEGECSTHRDAVAEIASLYYSFAVDAISDIMIMVLPLRLVVSLHLPLGQKISVAAVFALGTICVIMAVVRVIQIGTRANNDSTPSSSWLAFWGMIEAGIAVIVGCLPAFAIIYRRTKNPHRYRSSYVGMSSSVYVPQEDVALSELATRGENSGTRETGLKAFNTTPELPMELSGEE; encoded by the exons ATGGAAAGAAACTATGTCTCAGCCAGCCAGGTACAGGCCACTGGCTATACCATGATCGGCTTGTCGTCGGCGGTGGTCATTGCTCGGTTTAGTCTGATCTTCTGGAAATTACGGTCGCTGCAGGTCGAGGATGGCTGCATTATGCTGTCGTGGGCCTGCTTCCTGGCCATGAGCATTGCGTACATTATCGTCACCCCGGTTGTGTACAAAATCGATGCGTATACGGATGGCGAGATCGGTCCTTGGGCGACTATGCTGTCCGACGCCCTTTTCATGATCAAGGTCTTTTTTGCGAACACCATGCTATTATGGGGGTCGCTGTGGTCCGTCAAGCTATactttctgtttctctaTCGCCGACTTCTCCAAGACCTGCCGGGTGAGATGAAATGGTGGTATGCGGTATTGTGTTTTTGCATCGTG ACCTTTATCGGGGCAATTGTATCCAATTTTACCTCATGTCAaagtatgcatgcatggttCACCGTTGGTCAGTGCTCCGTGTCCCCTGCGTGTGTGGATACTGACAGCTGCGAAGGGGAGTGCAGTACACATCGAGACGCCGTGGCAGAAATTGCCAGTTTGTATTATAGTTTTGCGGTCGATGCAATCAGCGATATAATGA TCATGGTGTTGCCGTTGCGACTGGTGGTGTCGCTGCACCTTCCACTAGGCCAGAAGATCAGTGTCGCTGCTGTGTTTGCCTTGGGTACCATCTGCGTGATCATGGCAGTTGTACGAGTCATCCAGATCGGTACTCGCGCCAACAACGACAGCACCCCAAGTAGTTCCTGGCTGGCATTCTGGGGCATGATCGAGGCGGGGATAG CTGTCATCGTCGGCTGTCTTCCAGCTTTCGCGATCATCTACCGCCGCACCAAGAACCCACATCGCTACCGGAGCAGCTATGTCGGCATGTCCTCGTCAGTTTACGTGCCACAGGAAGATGTCGCCTTGTCGGAGCTTGCTACACGTGGAGAGAATAGTGGCACGAGAGAGACAGGCTTGAAAGCATTCAACACTACGCCGGAATTACCGATGGAACTATCTGGCGAGGAGTGA
- a CDS encoding uncharacterized protein (COG:C;~EggNog:ENOG410PMMX;~InterPro:IPR006094,IPR036318,IPR016166,IPR016167, IPR016169;~PFAM:PF01565;~SECRETED:SignalP(1-17);~go_function: GO:0016491 - oxidoreductase activity [Evidence IEA];~go_function: GO:0050660 - flavin adenine dinucleotide binding [Evidence IEA];~go_function: GO:0071949 - FAD binding [Evidence IEA];~go_process: GO:0055114 - oxidation-reduction process [Evidence IEA]): MRPGALFIATLLARVTALDNTTSRIVAKLASYGVDAYEYFNSSVLLDSSLSTRSLGFCSELCSALPRLYPGHVLQRSTTAYSTWDASFWSQQQEDVDPACVFQPASAVEVAVSLLLSELTLCPFAVKSGGHAAFAGASNIQDGLTIDLVGLNSTALSRNSTIASVGAGNRWLDVYDWLDPMGLSVIGGRVSDIGVGGLTLGGGISFFSGFHGWACDNVANYEVVLADGSIVDVNPDTYPDLYWALRGGGNNFGIVTRFDLTTHTQGLMWGGSRVWLEEYQSDILHALVDFGFNSPSDPNGALIVSVAYAEGLYLLVADLEYAQPVTNPPIFENFSSSGVLEDTMAIRSLSNITLLFKESNPNGLRESYWTGTVQLDYELATNITNMFKQELVPIQNVTGLVPALVWQVISTNTMEHMAKNGGNALGLDPEDGPLLLINLAFMWDNEADDAAVMAVLGRVTQKALSAAQARGLGSRYLYMNYASQYQSVVPSYGTANQARLQAISKKYDPLQVFQNLQPGYFKLDGAPAL, encoded by the exons ATGCGGCCCGGCGCGCTGTTTATCGCTACGCTTCTGGCGAGAGTGACAGCGCTGGACAACACTACCAGTCGCATTGTCGCTAAATTGGCATCCTACGGAGTTGATGCCTACGAGTATTTCAACTCCAGCGTGCTGCTGGACTCGTCATTGAGCACGCGGTCGTTGGGATTTTGCTCCGAGCTG TGTTCCGCGCTTCCCCGGCTCTATCCTGGCCACGTGTTGCAACGCTCGACTACGGCTTACTCGACTTGGGATGCCAGCTTCTGGTCGCAGCAACAGGAGGATGTCGATCCAGCCTGCGTtttccagccagccagtgcAGTGGAAGTCGCTGTCAGCCTGCTGCTGTCAGAGCTGACGCTGTGTCCGTTTGCTGTTAAGAGTGGCGGCCATGCCGCTTTTGCAGGCGCCTCCAACATCCAGGATGGCTTGACGATAGATCTGGTCGGGCTGAACTCTACGGCTTTGTCCAGAAATTCCACTATTGCGTCTGTCGGTGCGGGTAACCGCTGGTTGGATGTCTATGATTGGCTAGATCCCATGGGCTTATCGGTCATTGGTGGTCGTGTGTCCGACATTGGCGTGGGCGGCCTGACGCTGGGAG GAGgtatctccttcttctccggttTTCACGGCTGGGCCTGTGACAATGTTGCCAATTACGAG GTTGTTCTGGCCGACGGTAGCATCGTTGATGTTAACCCAGACACTTACCCTGACCTTTACTGGGCCCTGCGTGGTGGTGGCAATAACTTCGGCATCGTTACCCGCTTCGACCTGACAACGCACACTCAGGGCCTCATGTGGGGAGGCTCACGCGTTTGGCTGGAAGAGTATCAATCCGACATCCTACATGCGCTGGTTGACTTTGGATTCAATTCGCCGTCGGACCCCAACGGGGCACTGATTGTGTCAGTGGCTTACGCTGAGGGTCTCTACCTGCTGGTCGCAGACTTGGAGTACGCACAGCCGGTGACCAATCCCCCTATCTTCGAGAACTTCAGCAGCTCGGGAGTTCTCGAGGACACCATGGCCATCCGTAGTCTGTCCAACATTACCCTTCTGTTCAAGGAATCCAATCCCAACGGACTGCGCGAGAGCTATTGGACAGGCACCGTCCAGCTTGACTATGAGCTGGCGaccaacatcaccaacatGTTCAAGCAGGAACTTGTTCCTATTCAGAACGTGACCGGCCTTGTCCCCGCTCTCGTTTGGCAAGTGATCAGCACTAACACCATGGAGCACATGGCCAAGAATGGGGGTAACGCGCTAGGACTCGATCCGGAAGACGGGCCCTTGCTGCTGATCAACCTTGCTTTCATGTGGGACAATGAGGCTGATGACGCTGCAGTCATGGCTGTCCTGGGCAGAGTTACCCAAAAGGCGCTCTCAGCAGCACAGGCTCGTGGTCTGGGTAGTCGCTATCTGTACATGAACTACGCGAGTCAGTACCAGTCTGTTGTGCCCTCTTACGGCACGGCAAACCAGGCTCGCTTGCAGGCGATCTCGAAGAAGTACGATCCTTTGCAGGTGTTCCAGAATCTGCAACCGGGTTATTTCAAGCTTGATGGGGCACCAGCTTTGTAG
- a CDS encoding 5'-methylthioadenosine/S-adenosylhomocysteine nucleosidase family protein (COG:M;~EggNog:ENOG410PF7T;~InterPro:IPR000845,IPR035994;~PFAM:PF01048;~go_function: GO:0003824 - catalytic activity [Evidence IEA];~go_process: GO:0009116 - nucleoside metabolic process [Evidence IEA]), whose protein sequence is MSSPHPNTSYTLAWICALPEEYEVAIAILDETHGLPQHQPLEDKNAYLLGRIGAHNVVMVCLPAGRMGTTAAAIVAENLCQTFRSVKYGFLVGIGGGVPSFGASGKDIRLGDVVVSVPGGGYGGVVQYDLADEGVYQGPLNSPPEKLLSYVTLLSILMKSPRVAGNCFREQLELLGEEFEYPVRLEDRLFCSGYSHNFWRGKCEACDLHCGQIYRKKRKDTLPVVHLGTIASGNTVVGDGVTRDTINHRFGNSILSFEMEAAGVMNTLPCLVVRGISDYADSRKNDEWRPRAIAAACSYAKALILQIPPEEVPQQEVSVHVTGLIKDLRDELGQIKAALYGLWSLQKDNAYTESHNDHRLTTVWSRSVSITASLTSRLAFTYYGLMQASQYVSYRMLSFIDSMKRYICSKLLGYPTRDAKSGPSAGAPLPSVLSFQGWGWHLIAEPHMWMSS, encoded by the exons ATgtcctccccccaccccaacaCCTCCTACACCCTCGCCTGGATCTGCGCGCTCCCCGAAGAATACGAAGTCGCGATCGCAATCCTCGATGAAACCCACGGTTTACCGCAACATCAACCTCTCGAAGACAAAAACGCCTATCTACTTGGCAGAATAGGCGCGCATAATGTCGTTATGGTTTGTCTGCCTGCAGGACGGATGGGGACAACTGCCGCCGCAATCGTAGCGGAGAACTTGTGTCAGACTTTTAGGTCGGTGAAGTATGGGTTTCTTGTTGgtattgggggtggtgttcCAAGTTTTGGGGCGTCCGGGAAGGATATCAGGTTGGGGGATGTGGTGGTTAGTGTTCCGGGGGGTGGGTATGGGGGTGTTGTGCAATATGACCTGGCAGACGAGGGTGTATATCAAGGGCCACTGAACTCGCCGCCGGAAAAGTTGCTATCTTATGTGACACTGCTGAGTATTCTCATGAAGAGTCCTAGGGTTGCTGGGAACTGCTTCCGGGAACAGTTGGAGCTTCTTGGGGAGGAGTTTGAGTATCCGGTTCGTCTTGAAGATAGATTATTCTGCTCGGGGTATTCACATAATTtttggagaggaaaatgtGAGGCTTGTGATCTCCACTGTGGTCAAATatacaggaagaaaaggaaggacaCGCTTCCTGTTGTGCATCTGGGCACGATTGCCTCGGGGAATACCgttgttggggatggtgtgACGAGAGATACAATTAATCACCGGTTTGGGAACTCGATCTTGTCTTTTGAGATGGAAGCCGCGGGAGTTATGAATACCTTGCCTTGTCTGGTTGTTAGAGGTATTAGTGATTATGCGGACTCGAGGAAGAATGATGAGTGGCGGCCGCGGGCTATTGCTGCAGCTTGCAGCTATGCAAAGGCTTTGATTTTGCAGATTCCACCGGAAGAGGTGCCGCAGCAGGAGGTTTCTGTGCATGTGACAGGTCTAA TCAAAGACCTGCGTGATGAACTGGGTCAAATAAAGGCGGCACTTTATGGTCTCTGGAGTCTTCAGAAAG ATAATGCATATACAGAAAGTCACAACGATCATCGCCTGACGACTGTGTGGAGCAGAAGCGTGAGCATCACCGCAAGCCTCACTAGCAGGCTAGCCTTCACTTATTATGGATTGATGCAAGCGAGCCAGTACGTAAGCTACAGGATGTTGTCCTTTATCGACAGCATGAAGCGGTATATATGTTCCAAGCTACTTGGGTACCCTACAAGAGACGCAAAATCCGGCCCTAGTGCTGGAGCACCACTCCCTTCCGTACTTTCATTTCAAGGATGGGGGTGGCATCTCATTGCAGAGCCGCACATGTGGATGTCCTCGTGA
- a CDS encoding uncharacterized protein (COG:S;~EggNog:ENOG410PM9S;~TransMembrane:3 (o6-33i80-101o701-724i)) encodes MAELTVGYVSGIIAAGVFLVRPFIPTVICLLVIGHLPAENSIVSWSVVSRLLHSSYWPTILDSDTAASTGVSKRILTYSWLQLIAAVLVSVTGIVTPLGLYDTIGPQDNPTDVLFHYAPDTSAFGKATPSRDGYKSLRMCYADEDPDTPEGCPGAPPNREDMDDITEAYSVWPSSISLFTSGNVSATVSSVFDVQWRSFRSSTQIVPGASPTGSVFSQGYYRQISQLILDEDLLAVEGLIVDSKAGRIGFRNHTIPANLPMGAEWTEDILFIEPESRCVNTNLTVDYNYDPQAQFSSFSTDNMYNTDLRNLALVDRGGFVNLSHERYDINASNFQENAALYERAYNAAWRHNMLIMQYFNVTTNGSDGRVPFEYMHSELGKRFSLANISTNFVEPMTVQTDSGYGSFLDLQDGFNLGTNYSTEQSKNPLNLSTYDVYAIGSEACHYPSDTALSNMSFVGIACGTIFAAPRRLDGDPLIPDTNSTWSTPLYSCAAATKAAVREVTFRFNGTGGLDKLVIQSINEKKYKDPSELPLWGVERLTNHTMLNVRPLWGLVSPEVGARDDISTVQRDYPWLPGYTDLLTSDTVAGEPSMPGNLFYTQRLLSLFDISTLDEATSRYTGSGDLALYNRWYELSSSASGVEKMLGLIWTDMSANTIVGTRGWHNAPSQAPKNKKMAKRDVGGVSVPVTLWSRNIKYHVPYAIPAFIVLALSLALAGFTVCLLVSRRTGLSQMRSYLARTSPGRILGTGLHPDQAGVLASTKAWIQQVGVRKATLPGQKEDGTIPLLDIPSATEEGGRDRK; translated from the exons ATGGCGGAACTCACAGTGGGATATGTTTCTGGCATCATTGCCGCTGGCGTGTTCCTGG TCCGTCCCTTTATTCCAACGGTTATTTGTCTCTTGGTTATCGGCCATCTGCCCGCTGAAAATTCGATCGTCTCTTG GTCAGTCGTTAGCCGGCTGCTTCACTCATCATATTGGCCCACAATACTTGATTCAGATACCGCTGCCAGCACAGGCGTCAGCAAACGAATTCTCACCTATTCCTGGCTTCAGTTGATCGCAGCTGTACTTGTATCAGTTACCGGAATCGTCACCCCTCTTGGCCTCTACGACACAATCGGTCCCCAAGACAACCCCACAGACGTTCTCTTCCACTACGCGCCTGATACATCAGCCTTCGGAAAGGCAACCCCTAGTAGGGATGGATATAAATCACTTCGCATGTGTTATGCAGATGAGGATCCCGACACCCCAGAGGGCTGTCCCGGCGCACCACCAAATCGGGAGGACATGGACGACATCACTGAAGCCTATTCCGTTTGGCCTAGCAGTATCAGCCTGTTTACGAGCGGAAACGTGTCAGCGACAGTCTCCAGCGTGTTCGATGTCCAGTGGCGGTCGTTTCGTTCATCAACGCAAATAGTACCAGGCGCTAGCCCTACAGGGAGTGTATTCTCTCAGGGATACTATCGACAGATTTCCCAGCTGATCTTGGATGAGGACTTATTGGCTGTTGAGGGTTTAATCGTGGATAGCAAGGCTGGACGGATCGGTTTCCGCAATCATACTATTCCTGCAAACCTGCCCATGGGCGCTGAGTGGACAGAGGATATCCTGTTCATCGAACCCGAAAGCCGCTGTGTCAACACTAATCTGACAGTGGATTACAACTACGATCCCCAGGCACAATTTAGCAGCTTCAGTACCGACAACATGTATAACACCGATCTTCGAAATTTAGCTCTTGTTGACCGCGGTGGTTTCGTCAACCTATCTCATGAAAGATACGATATCAATGCTTCTAATTTCCAGGAGAATGCTGCACTGTACGAACGTGCCTACAATGCCGCATGGAGACACAATATGCTCATAATGCAGTACTTCAACGTGACGACCAACGGATCAGACGGACGCGTACCATTCGAGTATATGCACTCAGAGCTGGGAAAGAGGTTCAGTCTGGCAAACATTTCGACTAATTTCGTCGAGCCGATGACTGTCCAAACAGACTCCGGGTACGGTAGTTTCCTTGACCTGCAGGACGGTTTTAACTTGGGAACCAACTACTCGACTGAACAGTCCAAGAATCCACTAAACCTCAGCACCTATGATGTCTACGCCATCGGCAGTGAAGCCTGTCATTACCCTTCCGATACGGCTCTATCAAACATGTCATTCGTCGGCATCGCCTGCGGTACTATTTTCGCCGCTCCTCGGAGACTCGACGGTGACCCGCTCATCCCAGACACAAACAGCACCTGGAGCACCCCGCTCTATTCCTGTGCAGCGGCGACCAAGGCGGCTGTTCGCGAGGTCACTTTCCGGTTCAACGGTACCGGTGGCCTAGACAAACTAGTCATCCAAAGCATCAACGAAAAGAAATACAAAGACCCCTCCGAGCTCCCCCTCTGGGGCGTCGAGCGACTGACTAACCACACCATGCTAAATGTGCGCCCTCTATGGGGCCTCGTCTCACCCGAAGTCGGCGCTCGCGACGACATCTCCACCGTGCAAAGAGACTACCCCTGGCTTCCCGGCTACACGGACCTCCTCACATCTGACACCGTAGCCGGCGAGCCAAGCATGCCCGGAAACCTATTCTACACACAGCGACTCCTCTCCCTATTCGACATCTCCACTCTCGACGAAGCAACCTCTCGATACACAGGTTCCGGTGACCTAGCTCTATACAACCGCTGGTATGAATTatcttcctccgccagcgGCGTCGAGAAAATGCTCGGGCTTATATGGACCGACATGTCCGCTAATACCATTGTCGGGACGCGTGGATGGCATAATGCTCCAAGCCAAGCCcctaagaataaaaagatgGCGAAGCGAGATGTGGGTGGGGTAAGCGTTCCGGTGACACTGTGGTCAAGGAATATCAAATATCACGTTCCGTATGCCATTCCGGCGTTTATTGTTCTTGCTCTTTCTCTTGCACTCGCGGGTTTCACCGTCTGTCTTCTTGTTTCACGCCGTACGGGTTTGAGTCAAATGCGGTCTTATCTTGCACGTACCTCACCTGGTAGAATTCTTGGAACTGGGCTTCATCCAGATCAAGCCGGTGTCCTTGCGTCTACCAAGGCTTGGATCCAACAGGTGGGTGTGCGGAAGGCTACTTTGCCAGGACAGAAGGAGGATGGAACGATTCCGTTGTTGGATATCCCTTCTGCTACTGAGGAGGGAGGTCGAGATCGGAAGTAG
- a CDS encoding uncharacterized protein (TransMembrane:1 (o44-62i)) — translation MDTIWSSPTSLFGLSPEIYNSRRTLWRRTFFQRAAKMPWSIDTSLSFITLLLTGISFLLKIWNHVANRSYGRVLPQGVVRSTPETSIIRRQQQHHHHQLHNVDPDILLESGLHPGAYQTLIVNQTFVVNISSVAHTV, via the exons ATGGACACAATTTGGTCTTCACCGACCTCGCTATTTGGTTTGTCGcctgaaatatataatagtcgAAGGACACTATGGAGACGGACATTCTTCCAAAGGGCAGCAAAGATGCCTTGGTCGATAGACACGTCGCTATCGTTCATCACCCTTCTCCTCACAGGAATCTCGTTCCTTCTTAAAATCTGGAACCATGTTGCAAATAGGTCTTACGGGAGGGTTCTACCCCAAG GAGTAGTCAGATCTACCCCCGAAACCTCGATTATCagaagacaacaacaacatcatcatcatcaactacACAATGTCGATCCAGATATTCTGCTCGAATCTGGGCTACATCCCGGAGCCTACCAAACGCTGATTGTTAATCAG ACATTCGTTGTAAACATCAGTTCGGTTGCGCATACTGTATGA
- a CDS encoding putative integral membrane protein (COG:S;~EggNog:ENOG410PTW4;~TransMembrane:2 (i63-82o97-118i)) — MASGLILNPHNLLRAAPLISSTCTLWFAFDQDLVLNVFLHPDHRPRSNEILPSYFRVLFRRGVVRVLGLLAISMAGGGYNILKDRRSGVVAGLRSSLSWYVAGTALAASHLLYVPVIAPKVLAIMEDESKGSSTEDLEGWLTIHRVRTWTVDFAAWACFAVGVGLA; from the coding sequence ATGGCCTCCGGActcatcctcaacccccACAACCTTCTCCGCGCCGCTCCCCTCATCTCATCTACCTGCACTCTCTGGTTCGCATTCGACCAAGACCTCGTCCTGAATGTCTTCCTGCACCCGGACCACCGTCCCCGCAGTAACGAGATCTTACCATCCTATTTCCGCGTGCTCTTCCGCCGCGGCGTCGTCCGCGTCCTAGGCCTCCTGGCCATCTCCATGGCGGGAGGCGGATACAACATTCTAAAGGACCGTCGATCAGGGGTAGTCGCGGGCCTCCGATCATCCTTGTCGTGGTATGTAGCCGGCACAGCACTCGCCGCTAGTCATCTGCTTTATGTGCCTGTTATTGCTCCCAAGGTGTTGGCCATCATGGAGGATGAGTCGAAGGGTTCCTCGACGGAGGATCTGGAGGGTTGGTTGACGATTCATCGGGTGAGGACTTGGACGGTGGATTTTGCGGCGTGGGCTTGTTTTGCGGTTGGGGTGGGGTTGGCGTAG
- a CDS encoding DUF3176 domain-containing protein (COG:S;~EggNog:ENOG410PW02;~InterPro:IPR021514;~PFAM:PF11374;~TransMembrane:3 (o69-89i101-122o527-549i)), giving the protein MAEAPATTTTSIHPPTPPADDAAEANIPLLSIPEPRTLVQERRPAPEKNATNHNPPRKFDWAGSWTMEIASAIFSATCLILLVVFLYYVDGTDYNTWHYRLLPNTVASTIVTVAKATLLLVVSSSLSQLKYDHPNQRTPLYHIQVLDQASRGPWGSLEVLWRWRLQPGLITAGAFLTVFSLAIDPLAQQILSYPLIRIKAPTSNGLTYAQCTHSYSTQAMTGLIADLASYAVDPDMLEAIISGLGGQSTGLEPFCSTGDCEYPDFISLGICSSCSDVTAASTQLCTLAPYSVVNIADHSVIFNHSVAINCIYTSPTNHTIAPQIWPATMSGGETEINVYRQPWTSTVTSSEHATPHISSFLSARYANPKLTYTTQNTTAWEAKPTLTECTLSYCERHYTHNFYNATGHRTLTTTNSQILGNASSIDPHFTVFPSLNRSTATNYTVDDSTIQSLNDMLEGIFNSTLLGSLSDPTNTYALLLYNSNNLTESMAQMATAMTDVMRSRSGSGSSNVDGAAYTSRTVIHVRWGWIAVPVAAVIWGVGVLMGTAARSKGSILWKASVWPLVLGRVRMRAGRELVDMEEPRVDWVVGVMKEVEVIREDGFPVVWAEV; this is encoded by the coding sequence ATGGCAGAGGCCCCGGCAACCACTACAACATCAattcatccacccactccccccGCAGACGATGCCGCCGAGGCCAATATACCTTTGCTCTCCATCCCAGAGCCTCGGACTTTGGTTCAAGAGCGCAGACCAGCTCCAGAGAAAAATGCCACAAACCACAACCCTCCCCGGAAATTTGACTGGGCTGGATCGTGGACGATGGAGATCGCCAGTGCAATATTCAGCGCAACATGTCTGATCCTCCTAGTTGTTTTCCTTTACTACGTGGACGGGACTGACTACAATACCTGGCATTATCGCCTGTTGCCCAACACTGTCGCCTCGACTATCGTTACCGTCGCCAAAGCCACCCTCCTGCTTGTCGTGTCCTCTTCTTTAAGCCAATTGAAATACGATCACCCCAACCAAAGAACCCCGCTCTACCACATCCAGGTGCTGGATCAAGCGAGCCGAGGGCCATGGGGCTCACTGGAAGTGCTCTGGCGGTGGAGACTTCAGCCGGGGTTGATTACCGCCGGAGCCTTCCTGACTGTCTTCTCTCTAGCCATCGACCCACTCGCACAGCAGATTCTGAGCTACCCCCTGATCAGGATCAAAGCACCCACCTCGAACGGGTTGACGTATGCTCAATGCACACACAGTTACTCCACACAAGCCATGACAGGCTTGATAGCCGATCTAGCTAGTTATGCAGTTGACCCGGACATGCTCGAAGCAATCATAAGCGGCCTAGGCGGCCAAAGCACAGGGCTCGAACCATTCTGCTCCACCGGCGACTGCGAGTATCCAGATTTCATCTCCTTGGGCATCTGCTCGTCATGCTCAGACGTAACAGCCGCATCCACCCAGCTCTGCACTTTAGCGCCCTACTCTGTTGTTAATATAGCCGACCATTCTGTTATATTCAACCATTCTGTCGCCATCAACTGCATATACACAAGCCCTACCAACCACACCATCGCCCCGCAAATCTGGCCCGCCACAATGTCCGGAGGAGAAACCGAAATCAACGTCTACCGCCAACCCTGGACCTCTACCGTCACCTCCTCCGAGCATGCCACCCCACACATCAGCTCCTTCCTTTCCGCTAGATACGCAAACCCAAAACTAACCTACACCACCCAAAATACCACCGCATGGGAAGCGAAACCAACCTTGACGGAATGCACCCTCAGCTACTGCGAGCGCCACTACACCCACAACTTTTACAACGCAACCGGCCACCGCACTCTGACGACGACCAACTCCCAAATCCTTGGGAACGCTAGCTCGATCGATCCTCATTTCACggtcttcccttccctcaaCCGCAGCACAGCGACCAACTATACAGTGGACGACTCTACCATACAGTCCCTGAATGATATGCTTGAAGGAATCTTCAACAGCACCTTGCTTGGAAGCTTGTCCGACCCGACCAACACCTATGCGCTGCTACTCTACAATAGCAACAATCTGACCGAGTCTATGGCGCAAATGGCCACCGCCATGACGGATGTGATGCGCTCGCGATCAGGGTCAGGGAGTTCAAATGTGGATGGGGCCGCGTACACGTCACGCACGGTGATTCATGTGCGCTGGGGCTGGATTGCTGTGCCTGTTGCTGCGGTTATCTGGGGGGTCGGGGTTCTGATGGGGACGGCTGCTCGGTCAAAGGGGTCAATTCTGTGGAAGGCGTCGGTGTGGCCGTTGGTTCTGGGAAGGGTAAGGATGAGGGCCGGACGGGAGCTGGTAGACATGGAGGAGCCGCGGGTGGACTGGGTAGTCGGGGTGATGAAAGAGGTGGAGGTTATAAGGGAAGATGGGTTTCCGGTTGTATGGGCTGAGGTCTAG